From a single Silene latifolia isolate original U9 population chromosome 6, ASM4854445v1, whole genome shotgun sequence genomic region:
- the LOC141586064 gene encoding mechanosensitive ion channel protein 10-like isoform X1: MIETKGVIYFLYPGELLCSCMTCIGTHMDLLHSNFIAGIRSVSPITNYSIYSGQFLHTSLSTESTVADIGSVLMLCPCFTVVTIAALALFLTAFVVVQFVQFFAKWDVFGKGFMNKVLLRYWIVSFSLILLIEVALIYLFAEYVPALKLVKILGLPITKWIKIISLLVGLVIFSQVLWASIHFYVGIRATNTLIYNGLIDPEATSEAFGCLLFWLAEVVVINSVPTFKQSKIVGIYTQKWIEACLSVLLVSNIISCFAQTIVWLLLRFDADDSKSKMLRFVLSASGLVTLEKNSSTLRYAGYVASGIKRSIIFVLSAAMLLLTWQLYIGPHLNITSLDKRIMQFGTWTFVSVLICSFLWLIKSCLLLYWEAYTVYDRLHSKFTDIGKQLYFLALLSYTHFQIVIERPTTNSIKIPRYLKLPPEETVLAILISNSEPGVTMILPRKIVREELINSTGPNASAYKLMQAAGYFLNAQYALFKEGNFEGLHHLQSTDSGDNDANMIELLKKIVKCGEYGDADWKILSELLSAVDPTNEITFQKVQIWMERAHSRCKYLANMLQSGKDAAKCLNQIMSGLIIAATVMTWLFLTGLATTAVIAVIASPLLAATFVFGDSAKGLFQGLIFVYVVHPFDVGDLCVIDEKLLAVKRIGVWCTTFSKVRTFSKQQEIIYPNSELATKNVINYKTEFPWADKVELGLSYTEEEATKNLKHQIEMYLDTEKERFTPNFHSVKILEIGDKDKIEVHFRHNVQAKGWIYFECLREKEKRTSEFALYLRNLLNQQELKNKDS; encoded by the exons GTTCTGTCCTAATGTTATGTCCTTGTTTTACAGTTGTTACCATTGCAGCTCTAGCATTATTCTTGACCGCATTTGTAGTTGTCCAATTCGTCCAATTCTTTGCTAAATGGGACGTTTTTGGAAAAGGCTTTATGAATAAGGTACTTTTGCGCTACTGGATAGTTTCTTTTTCGCTTATTCTCTTGATTGAAGTAGCATTAATTTATCTATTTGCCGAGTATGTTCCTGCGTTAAAACTTGTAAAGATTTTAGGATTGCCAATAACTAAGTGGATTAAGATAATCTCTTTGCTGGTAGGATTGGTCATTTTTAGCCAAGTCCTGTGGGCCTCTATTCATTTTTATGTGGGAATACGTGCAACCAATACATTGATATATAACGGTTTGATTGACCCAGAAGCAACTTCTGAGGCCTTTGGTTGTCTCCTGTTCTGGTTGGCGGAAGTTGTGGTCATAAATAGCGTCCCCACTTTTAAGCAGAGCAAAATAGTTGGAATTTATACTCAGAAATGGATTGAAGCGTGTCTCTCTGTCCTCTTAGTTTCTAACATCATCTCTTGTTTTGCTCAAACCATTGTTTGGTTGCTACTGAGATTTGACGCTGATGATTCAAAGAGTAAAATGCTTCGCTTTGTGCTTTCAGCTTCCGGCCTTGTTACCTTAGAAAAAAATTCCTCCACCCTAAGATATGCAGGGTATGTTGCCAGTGGTATCAAGAGAAGCATCATATTCGTCCTAAGCGCGGCAATGCTCCTACTTACTTGGCAGTTGTATATTGGGCCCCACCTAAACATAACATCTctggataagagaatcatgcaaTTTGGTACTTGGACTTTTGTTAGTGTTTTAATATGCTCTTTTCTTTGGTTAATCAAATCTTGTCTACTTTTGTATTGGGAGGCTTATACTGTGTATGATAGATTGCACTCTAAGTTTACTGATATAGGAAAGCAATTGTACTTTCTTGCTCTTCTTAGCTACACCCACTTCCAAATAGTAATTGAACGACCCACAACAAATTCTATTAAGATACCTAGATACTTAAAACTGCCACCGGAGGAGACAGTTTTGGCAATTTTGATCAGTAACTCTGAACCGGGGGTTACTATGATTCTTCCTAGAAAAATTGTCAGGGAGGAATTGATAAATAGTACGGGTCCAAATGCATCAGCATACAAGTTAATGCAGGCAGCTGGATATTTTTTGAATGCTCAATATGCGTTGTTCAAGGAAGGCAATTTTGAGGGCCTTCATCATTTGCAAAGCACCGACTCAGGAGATAATGATGC GAATATGATAGAATTATTGAAGAAGATTGTGAAATGTGGAGAATATGGAGATGCCGACTGGAAAATATTATCTGAACTGCTTTCTGCTGTCGATCCCACCAACGAAATAACTTTCCAAAAAGTTCAAATATGGATG GAAAGAGCCCACAGCAGATGTAAATATCTTGCAAATATGCTTCAGagtggaaaggacgcagcaaaaTGCTTGAACCAAATTATGAGTGGGCTAATAATCGCTGCGACTGTCATGACGTGGCTGTTTCTTACAGGGTTAGCTACAACTGCAGTAATTGCCGTCATAGCATCACCATTGCTGGCGGCTACATTTGTGTTTGGGGATTCTGCCAAGGGTTTGTTTCAAGGGCTCATATTCGTCTATGTTGTTCATCCATTTGACGTGGGTGACCTGTGTGTCATTGACGAAAAACTG CTTGCGGTCAAAAGAATTGGTGTTTGGTGCACCACTTTCTCAAAGGTTCGCACATTTAGTAAGCAACAAGAAATAATATATCCAAACTCGGAGTTAGCCACCAAAAATGTTATTAACTACAAGACGGAATTTCCTTGGGCTGATAAGGTAGAACTTGGCCTAAGTTATACGGAAGAGGAAGCAACTAAGAATCTGAAACACCAAATCGAAAT GTATCTTGATACTGAAAAAGAGAGGTTCACCCCCAATTTTCATAGCGTGAAGATATTGGAGATCGGAGATAAGGATAAGATTGAGGTTCATTTTAGACACAATGTGCAAGCTAAAGGTTGGATCTACTTTGAATGTCTAAGGGAGAAGGAGAAACGAACTTCCGAGTTTGCGCTCTATTTAAGAAATCTCCTTAATCAGCAAGAACTCAAAAACAAAGACTCCTAA
- the LOC141586064 gene encoding mechanosensitive ion channel protein 10-like isoform X3 — protein sequence MIETKGVIYFLYPGELLCSCMTCIGTHMDLLHSNFIAGIRSVSPITNYSIYSGQFLHTSLSTESTVADIVVTIAALALFLTAFVVVQFVQFFAKWDVFGKGFMNKVLLRYWIVSFSLILLIEVALIYLFAEYVPALKLVKILGLPITKWIKIISLLVGLVIFSQVLWASIHFYVGIRATNTLIYNGLIDPEATSEAFGCLLFWLAEVVVINSVPTFKQSKIVGIYTQKWIEACLSVLLVSNIISCFAQTIVWLLLRFDADDSKSKMLRFVLSASGLVTLEKNSSTLRYAGYVASGIKRSIIFVLSAAMLLLTWQLYIGPHLNITSLDKRIMQFGTWTFVSVLICSFLWLIKSCLLLYWEAYTVYDRLHSKFTDIGKQLYFLALLSYTHFQIVIERPTTNSIKIPRYLKLPPEETVLAILISNSEPGVTMILPRKIVREELINSTGPNASAYKLMQAAGYFLNAQYALFKEGNFEGLHHLQSTDSGDNDANMIELLKKIVKCGEYGDADWKILSELLSAVDPTNEITFQKVQIWMERAHSRCKYLANMLQSGKDAAKCLNQIMSGLIIAATVMTWLFLTGLATTAVIAVIASPLLAATFVFGDSAKGLFQGLIFVYVVHPFDVGDLCVIDEKLLAVKRIGVWCTTFSKVRTFSKQQEIIYPNSELATKNVINYKTEFPWADKVELGLSYTEEEATKNLKHQIEMYLDTEKERFTPNFHSVKILEIGDKDKIEVHFRHNVQAKGWIYFECLREKEKRTSEFALYLRNLLNQQELKNKDS from the exons TTGTTACCATTGCAGCTCTAGCATTATTCTTGACCGCATTTGTAGTTGTCCAATTCGTCCAATTCTTTGCTAAATGGGACGTTTTTGGAAAAGGCTTTATGAATAAGGTACTTTTGCGCTACTGGATAGTTTCTTTTTCGCTTATTCTCTTGATTGAAGTAGCATTAATTTATCTATTTGCCGAGTATGTTCCTGCGTTAAAACTTGTAAAGATTTTAGGATTGCCAATAACTAAGTGGATTAAGATAATCTCTTTGCTGGTAGGATTGGTCATTTTTAGCCAAGTCCTGTGGGCCTCTATTCATTTTTATGTGGGAATACGTGCAACCAATACATTGATATATAACGGTTTGATTGACCCAGAAGCAACTTCTGAGGCCTTTGGTTGTCTCCTGTTCTGGTTGGCGGAAGTTGTGGTCATAAATAGCGTCCCCACTTTTAAGCAGAGCAAAATAGTTGGAATTTATACTCAGAAATGGATTGAAGCGTGTCTCTCTGTCCTCTTAGTTTCTAACATCATCTCTTGTTTTGCTCAAACCATTGTTTGGTTGCTACTGAGATTTGACGCTGATGATTCAAAGAGTAAAATGCTTCGCTTTGTGCTTTCAGCTTCCGGCCTTGTTACCTTAGAAAAAAATTCCTCCACCCTAAGATATGCAGGGTATGTTGCCAGTGGTATCAAGAGAAGCATCATATTCGTCCTAAGCGCGGCAATGCTCCTACTTACTTGGCAGTTGTATATTGGGCCCCACCTAAACATAACATCTctggataagagaatcatgcaaTTTGGTACTTGGACTTTTGTTAGTGTTTTAATATGCTCTTTTCTTTGGTTAATCAAATCTTGTCTACTTTTGTATTGGGAGGCTTATACTGTGTATGATAGATTGCACTCTAAGTTTACTGATATAGGAAAGCAATTGTACTTTCTTGCTCTTCTTAGCTACACCCACTTCCAAATAGTAATTGAACGACCCACAACAAATTCTATTAAGATACCTAGATACTTAAAACTGCCACCGGAGGAGACAGTTTTGGCAATTTTGATCAGTAACTCTGAACCGGGGGTTACTATGATTCTTCCTAGAAAAATTGTCAGGGAGGAATTGATAAATAGTACGGGTCCAAATGCATCAGCATACAAGTTAATGCAGGCAGCTGGATATTTTTTGAATGCTCAATATGCGTTGTTCAAGGAAGGCAATTTTGAGGGCCTTCATCATTTGCAAAGCACCGACTCAGGAGATAATGATGC GAATATGATAGAATTATTGAAGAAGATTGTGAAATGTGGAGAATATGGAGATGCCGACTGGAAAATATTATCTGAACTGCTTTCTGCTGTCGATCCCACCAACGAAATAACTTTCCAAAAAGTTCAAATATGGATG GAAAGAGCCCACAGCAGATGTAAATATCTTGCAAATATGCTTCAGagtggaaaggacgcagcaaaaTGCTTGAACCAAATTATGAGTGGGCTAATAATCGCTGCGACTGTCATGACGTGGCTGTTTCTTACAGGGTTAGCTACAACTGCAGTAATTGCCGTCATAGCATCACCATTGCTGGCGGCTACATTTGTGTTTGGGGATTCTGCCAAGGGTTTGTTTCAAGGGCTCATATTCGTCTATGTTGTTCATCCATTTGACGTGGGTGACCTGTGTGTCATTGACGAAAAACTG CTTGCGGTCAAAAGAATTGGTGTTTGGTGCACCACTTTCTCAAAGGTTCGCACATTTAGTAAGCAACAAGAAATAATATATCCAAACTCGGAGTTAGCCACCAAAAATGTTATTAACTACAAGACGGAATTTCCTTGGGCTGATAAGGTAGAACTTGGCCTAAGTTATACGGAAGAGGAAGCAACTAAGAATCTGAAACACCAAATCGAAAT GTATCTTGATACTGAAAAAGAGAGGTTCACCCCCAATTTTCATAGCGTGAAGATATTGGAGATCGGAGATAAGGATAAGATTGAGGTTCATTTTAGACACAATGTGCAAGCTAAAGGTTGGATCTACTTTGAATGTCTAAGGGAGAAGGAGAAACGAACTTCCGAGTTTGCGCTCTATTTAAGAAATCTCCTTAATCAGCAAGAACTCAAAAACAAAGACTCCTAA
- the LOC141586064 gene encoding mechanosensitive ion channel protein 10-like isoform X4, whose amino-acid sequence MTCIGTHMDLLHSNFIAGIRSVSPITNYSIYSGQFLHTSLSTESTVADIGSVLMLCPCFTVVTIAALALFLTAFVVVQFVQFFAKWDVFGKGFMNKVLLRYWIVSFSLILLIEVALIYLFAEYVPALKLVKILGLPITKWIKIISLLVGLVIFSQVLWASIHFYVGIRATNTLIYNGLIDPEATSEAFGCLLFWLAEVVVINSVPTFKQSKIVGIYTQKWIEACLSVLLVSNIISCFAQTIVWLLLRFDADDSKSKMLRFVLSASGLVTLEKNSSTLRYAGYVASGIKRSIIFVLSAAMLLLTWQLYIGPHLNITSLDKRIMQFGTWTFVSVLICSFLWLIKSCLLLYWEAYTVYDRLHSKFTDIGKQLYFLALLSYTHFQIVIERPTTNSIKIPRYLKLPPEETVLAILISNSEPGVTMILPRKIVREELINSTGPNASAYKLMQAAGYFLNAQYALFKEGNFEGLHHLQSTDSGDNDANMIELLKKIVKCGEYGDADWKILSELLSAVDPTNEITFQKVQIWMERAHSRCKYLANMLQSGKDAAKCLNQIMSGLIIAATVMTWLFLTGLATTAVIAVIASPLLAATFVFGDSAKGLFQGLIFVYVVHPFDVGDLCVIDEKLLAVKRIGVWCTTFSKVRTFSKQQEIIYPNSELATKNVINYKTEFPWADKVELGLSYTEEEATKNLKHQIEMYLDTEKERFTPNFHSVKILEIGDKDKIEVHFRHNVQAKGWIYFECLREKEKRTSEFALYLRNLLNQQELKNKDS is encoded by the exons GTTCTGTCCTAATGTTATGTCCTTGTTTTACAGTTGTTACCATTGCAGCTCTAGCATTATTCTTGACCGCATTTGTAGTTGTCCAATTCGTCCAATTCTTTGCTAAATGGGACGTTTTTGGAAAAGGCTTTATGAATAAGGTACTTTTGCGCTACTGGATAGTTTCTTTTTCGCTTATTCTCTTGATTGAAGTAGCATTAATTTATCTATTTGCCGAGTATGTTCCTGCGTTAAAACTTGTAAAGATTTTAGGATTGCCAATAACTAAGTGGATTAAGATAATCTCTTTGCTGGTAGGATTGGTCATTTTTAGCCAAGTCCTGTGGGCCTCTATTCATTTTTATGTGGGAATACGTGCAACCAATACATTGATATATAACGGTTTGATTGACCCAGAAGCAACTTCTGAGGCCTTTGGTTGTCTCCTGTTCTGGTTGGCGGAAGTTGTGGTCATAAATAGCGTCCCCACTTTTAAGCAGAGCAAAATAGTTGGAATTTATACTCAGAAATGGATTGAAGCGTGTCTCTCTGTCCTCTTAGTTTCTAACATCATCTCTTGTTTTGCTCAAACCATTGTTTGGTTGCTACTGAGATTTGACGCTGATGATTCAAAGAGTAAAATGCTTCGCTTTGTGCTTTCAGCTTCCGGCCTTGTTACCTTAGAAAAAAATTCCTCCACCCTAAGATATGCAGGGTATGTTGCCAGTGGTATCAAGAGAAGCATCATATTCGTCCTAAGCGCGGCAATGCTCCTACTTACTTGGCAGTTGTATATTGGGCCCCACCTAAACATAACATCTctggataagagaatcatgcaaTTTGGTACTTGGACTTTTGTTAGTGTTTTAATATGCTCTTTTCTTTGGTTAATCAAATCTTGTCTACTTTTGTATTGGGAGGCTTATACTGTGTATGATAGATTGCACTCTAAGTTTACTGATATAGGAAAGCAATTGTACTTTCTTGCTCTTCTTAGCTACACCCACTTCCAAATAGTAATTGAACGACCCACAACAAATTCTATTAAGATACCTAGATACTTAAAACTGCCACCGGAGGAGACAGTTTTGGCAATTTTGATCAGTAACTCTGAACCGGGGGTTACTATGATTCTTCCTAGAAAAATTGTCAGGGAGGAATTGATAAATAGTACGGGTCCAAATGCATCAGCATACAAGTTAATGCAGGCAGCTGGATATTTTTTGAATGCTCAATATGCGTTGTTCAAGGAAGGCAATTTTGAGGGCCTTCATCATTTGCAAAGCACCGACTCAGGAGATAATGATGC GAATATGATAGAATTATTGAAGAAGATTGTGAAATGTGGAGAATATGGAGATGCCGACTGGAAAATATTATCTGAACTGCTTTCTGCTGTCGATCCCACCAACGAAATAACTTTCCAAAAAGTTCAAATATGGATG GAAAGAGCCCACAGCAGATGTAAATATCTTGCAAATATGCTTCAGagtggaaaggacgcagcaaaaTGCTTGAACCAAATTATGAGTGGGCTAATAATCGCTGCGACTGTCATGACGTGGCTGTTTCTTACAGGGTTAGCTACAACTGCAGTAATTGCCGTCATAGCATCACCATTGCTGGCGGCTACATTTGTGTTTGGGGATTCTGCCAAGGGTTTGTTTCAAGGGCTCATATTCGTCTATGTTGTTCATCCATTTGACGTGGGTGACCTGTGTGTCATTGACGAAAAACTG CTTGCGGTCAAAAGAATTGGTGTTTGGTGCACCACTTTCTCAAAGGTTCGCACATTTAGTAAGCAACAAGAAATAATATATCCAAACTCGGAGTTAGCCACCAAAAATGTTATTAACTACAAGACGGAATTTCCTTGGGCTGATAAGGTAGAACTTGGCCTAAGTTATACGGAAGAGGAAGCAACTAAGAATCTGAAACACCAAATCGAAAT GTATCTTGATACTGAAAAAGAGAGGTTCACCCCCAATTTTCATAGCGTGAAGATATTGGAGATCGGAGATAAGGATAAGATTGAGGTTCATTTTAGACACAATGTGCAAGCTAAAGGTTGGATCTACTTTGAATGTCTAAGGGAGAAGGAGAAACGAACTTCCGAGTTTGCGCTCTATTTAAGAAATCTCCTTAATCAGCAAGAACTCAAAAACAAAGACTCCTAA
- the LOC141586064 gene encoding mechanosensitive ion channel protein 10-like isoform X2: protein MEADYAPLNEPPQSPSSQNIETDSVSLEVENLVSGSEQPTEVAEIQNERTLLVKITMAIYDQILQLIFAGSVLMLCPCFTVVTIAALALFLTAFVVVQFVQFFAKWDVFGKGFMNKVLLRYWIVSFSLILLIEVALIYLFAEYVPALKLVKILGLPITKWIKIISLLVGLVIFSQVLWASIHFYVGIRATNTLIYNGLIDPEATSEAFGCLLFWLAEVVVINSVPTFKQSKIVGIYTQKWIEACLSVLLVSNIISCFAQTIVWLLLRFDADDSKSKMLRFVLSASGLVTLEKNSSTLRYAGYVASGIKRSIIFVLSAAMLLLTWQLYIGPHLNITSLDKRIMQFGTWTFVSVLICSFLWLIKSCLLLYWEAYTVYDRLHSKFTDIGKQLYFLALLSYTHFQIVIERPTTNSIKIPRYLKLPPEETVLAILISNSEPGVTMILPRKIVREELINSTGPNASAYKLMQAAGYFLNAQYALFKEGNFEGLHHLQSTDSGDNDANMIELLKKIVKCGEYGDADWKILSELLSAVDPTNEITFQKVQIWMERAHSRCKYLANMLQSGKDAAKCLNQIMSGLIIAATVMTWLFLTGLATTAVIAVIASPLLAATFVFGDSAKGLFQGLIFVYVVHPFDVGDLCVIDEKLLAVKRIGVWCTTFSKVRTFSKQQEIIYPNSELATKNVINYKTEFPWADKVELGLSYTEEEATKNLKHQIEMYLDTEKERFTPNFHSVKILEIGDKDKIEVHFRHNVQAKGWIYFECLREKEKRTSEFALYLRNLLNQQELKNKDS, encoded by the exons ATGGAGGCTGACTACGCTCCATTAAACGAACCACCTCAAAGTCCATCTTCACAAAATATAGAAACTGATTCTGTGAGTTTAGAAGTCGAAAACCTAGTTTCTGGTAGTGAACAACCAACTGAAGTTGCAGAAATCCAAAATGAACGTACCTtgcttgtaaaaatcaccatggCGATTTATGATCAAATTCTTCAACTGATCTTTGCAGGTTCTGTCCTAATGTTATGTCCTTGTTTTACAGTTGTTACCATTGCAGCTCTAGCATTATTCTTGACCGCATTTGTAGTTGTCCAATTCGTCCAATTCTTTGCTAAATGGGACGTTTTTGGAAAAGGCTTTATGAATAAGGTACTTTTGCGCTACTGGATAGTTTCTTTTTCGCTTATTCTCTTGATTGAAGTAGCATTAATTTATCTATTTGCCGAGTATGTTCCTGCGTTAAAACTTGTAAAGATTTTAGGATTGCCAATAACTAAGTGGATTAAGATAATCTCTTTGCTGGTAGGATTGGTCATTTTTAGCCAAGTCCTGTGGGCCTCTATTCATTTTTATGTGGGAATACGTGCAACCAATACATTGATATATAACGGTTTGATTGACCCAGAAGCAACTTCTGAGGCCTTTGGTTGTCTCCTGTTCTGGTTGGCGGAAGTTGTGGTCATAAATAGCGTCCCCACTTTTAAGCAGAGCAAAATAGTTGGAATTTATACTCAGAAATGGATTGAAGCGTGTCTCTCTGTCCTCTTAGTTTCTAACATCATCTCTTGTTTTGCTCAAACCATTGTTTGGTTGCTACTGAGATTTGACGCTGATGATTCAAAGAGTAAAATGCTTCGCTTTGTGCTTTCAGCTTCCGGCCTTGTTACCTTAGAAAAAAATTCCTCCACCCTAAGATATGCAGGGTATGTTGCCAGTGGTATCAAGAGAAGCATCATATTCGTCCTAAGCGCGGCAATGCTCCTACTTACTTGGCAGTTGTATATTGGGCCCCACCTAAACATAACATCTctggataagagaatcatgcaaTTTGGTACTTGGACTTTTGTTAGTGTTTTAATATGCTCTTTTCTTTGGTTAATCAAATCTTGTCTACTTTTGTATTGGGAGGCTTATACTGTGTATGATAGATTGCACTCTAAGTTTACTGATATAGGAAAGCAATTGTACTTTCTTGCTCTTCTTAGCTACACCCACTTCCAAATAGTAATTGAACGACCCACAACAAATTCTATTAAGATACCTAGATACTTAAAACTGCCACCGGAGGAGACAGTTTTGGCAATTTTGATCAGTAACTCTGAACCGGGGGTTACTATGATTCTTCCTAGAAAAATTGTCAGGGAGGAATTGATAAATAGTACGGGTCCAAATGCATCAGCATACAAGTTAATGCAGGCAGCTGGATATTTTTTGAATGCTCAATATGCGTTGTTCAAGGAAGGCAATTTTGAGGGCCTTCATCATTTGCAAAGCACCGACTCAGGAGATAATGATGC GAATATGATAGAATTATTGAAGAAGATTGTGAAATGTGGAGAATATGGAGATGCCGACTGGAAAATATTATCTGAACTGCTTTCTGCTGTCGATCCCACCAACGAAATAACTTTCCAAAAAGTTCAAATATGGATG GAAAGAGCCCACAGCAGATGTAAATATCTTGCAAATATGCTTCAGagtggaaaggacgcagcaaaaTGCTTGAACCAAATTATGAGTGGGCTAATAATCGCTGCGACTGTCATGACGTGGCTGTTTCTTACAGGGTTAGCTACAACTGCAGTAATTGCCGTCATAGCATCACCATTGCTGGCGGCTACATTTGTGTTTGGGGATTCTGCCAAGGGTTTGTTTCAAGGGCTCATATTCGTCTATGTTGTTCATCCATTTGACGTGGGTGACCTGTGTGTCATTGACGAAAAACTG CTTGCGGTCAAAAGAATTGGTGTTTGGTGCACCACTTTCTCAAAGGTTCGCACATTTAGTAAGCAACAAGAAATAATATATCCAAACTCGGAGTTAGCCACCAAAAATGTTATTAACTACAAGACGGAATTTCCTTGGGCTGATAAGGTAGAACTTGGCCTAAGTTATACGGAAGAGGAAGCAACTAAGAATCTGAAACACCAAATCGAAAT GTATCTTGATACTGAAAAAGAGAGGTTCACCCCCAATTTTCATAGCGTGAAGATATTGGAGATCGGAGATAAGGATAAGATTGAGGTTCATTTTAGACACAATGTGCAAGCTAAAGGTTGGATCTACTTTGAATGTCTAAGGGAGAAGGAGAAACGAACTTCCGAGTTTGCGCTCTATTTAAGAAATCTCCTTAATCAGCAAGAACTCAAAAACAAAGACTCCTAA